From a region of the Methanolinea sp. genome:
- a CDS encoding glycosyltransferase family 2 protein, with amino-acid sequence MTLISIIIPAYNAQKFVNRCLDSILSQTFKPDFARRRMRR; translated from the coding sequence TTGACATTAATCTCTATTATAATACCTGCATATAATGCTCAAAAATTTGTTAATCGATGCCTTGATTCAATTCTCTCTCAGACCTTTAAACCTGACTTCGCCAGAAGAAGGATGAGAAGGTAG
- a CDS encoding DUF4277 domain-containing protein, producing the protein MEPASQFTAKNFSSKQIVHLGLVAGMIDELGISAVIDDALPKTRNHILPHSAIVKVILRFRIS; encoded by the coding sequence GTGGAGCCTGCATCTCAATTCACGGCGAAGAATTTCAGTTCTAAGCAGATTGTCCATCTCGGTCTGGTGGCCGGCATGATCGATGAACTCGGGATATCAGCAGTAATCGATGACGCCCTGCCCAAGACACGGAACCATATCCTCCCCCATTCAGCGATTGTCAAGGTCATACTCAGATTCCGAATATCATAA
- a CDS encoding branched-chain amino acid ABC transporter permease produces MNKTLGIGSKRARLLGTIVLLVLAVVLPLIFGMNLYLLTILVLMIIFIIYASSWNFLTYTGQGSLGHAAFFGLGGYASALIANASGLSPYITIFMGGGAAALVGLFIGVICVRLKEWFLAMVTFGFAIIIQTLIVSQFAAVSGGWDGIAAPRLVPSTIPNYQLIGYYSIVLIAVLVILLFWIILKSKIGLAFAAIRENEMEARAAGIDPVRYRLFAFLVSAYFSGVAGALEIHNLGYITPEIFGVDISFWPIVYSISGGLGTLAGPIVGTIVITVLWDGLLMLGITYARFVIIGVLLVLIIIFLPKGLISLPENVKEFIGKIRRSS; encoded by the coding sequence ATGAATAAAACCCTGGGTATCGGGTCAAAAAGGGCCAGGCTCCTCGGAACCATTGTACTCCTGGTCCTGGCAGTCGTGCTGCCACTCATTTTCGGAATGAACCTCTACCTGCTGACCATCCTCGTCCTGATGATTATCTTCATTATCTATGCCTCTTCGTGGAACTTCCTGACCTATACCGGGCAGGGATCCCTTGGTCATGCAGCGTTCTTCGGCCTTGGGGGATATGCCTCAGCCCTTATCGCCAACGCGAGCGGTCTCTCTCCATACATCACCATTTTCATGGGTGGTGGTGCAGCCGCCCTGGTAGGTCTCTTCATCGGGGTTATCTGCGTCCGGCTGAAGGAGTGGTTCCTCGCCATGGTGACGTTTGGATTTGCTATCATCATCCAGACCCTGATCGTGAGCCAGTTTGCCGCGGTGAGCGGGGGATGGGACGGGATAGCAGCACCACGCCTCGTGCCGTCAACCATACCGAACTATCAACTTATTGGATACTACTCGATTGTCCTCATAGCCGTACTGGTGATCCTGCTGTTCTGGATCATCCTTAAGTCCAAGATCGGACTGGCTTTTGCTGCTATCCGGGAAAACGAGATGGAAGCCCGTGCTGCAGGAATCGACCCGGTCAGGTACCGTCTCTTTGCGTTCCTTGTCAGCGCATATTTCTCCGGGGTGGCGGGAGCACTCGAGATCCATAACCTGGGATACATCACCCCCGAGATCTTTGGTGTCGATATCTCGTTCTGGCCGATTGTCTACTCGATATCCGGCGGCCTGGGGACCCTTGCCGGCCCTATTGTCGGCACCATCGTCATAACCGTTCTGTGGGACGGGCTCCTGATGCTGGGTATCACCTATGCCCGCTTCGTCATTATCGGGGTTCTTCTTGTACTGATCATCATATTCCTTCCCAAAGGCCTGATTTCCCTACCGGAAAATGTGAAGGAGTTTATTGGAAAGATAAGGAGATCCTCCTGA
- a CDS encoding branched-chain amino acid ABC transporter permease: MAGGVDIVLQVLIWGLYAGCIYILLATGLNLIFGVMKVVNFAHGELLMLGAYITFTFYALSGWNPYVLLAASVPLLILVGIIIERLCFRPILGTGKLNEIFISIGLIYIVQNAAALVWTDEWRIIHSPYEKITISVLGVNMPLDYLIIIITTTLILVFLHLFLRRTRTGKAMRATSQNRNGAMLTGINVERMDMLSFGIGAGLAGAAGTLWVVSGQVFNPYMGSIPAIKAFAIVILGGLGSIPGAIIGGLIYGIAENFAIFTLGGAWKDAISFIILILVLIVRPTGIFGESAE; encoded by the coding sequence ATGGCTGGAGGAGTTGACATTGTACTCCAGGTTCTGATCTGGGGACTGTATGCAGGCTGTATCTACATTCTGCTTGCAACCGGGCTGAACCTCATCTTCGGAGTGATGAAGGTGGTGAACTTCGCCCACGGAGAACTGCTCATGCTCGGGGCATACATCACCTTTACGTTTTATGCGCTTTCCGGGTGGAACCCATACGTCCTTCTGGCGGCATCTGTTCCCCTGCTCATCCTTGTCGGGATTATTATTGAGCGCCTCTGTTTCCGGCCGATCCTTGGAACCGGGAAGCTGAATGAGATCTTCATCTCGATCGGCCTGATCTACATCGTTCAGAATGCGGCAGCGCTCGTATGGACCGATGAATGGAGAATCATCCACAGCCCCTATGAGAAGATTACCATATCGGTCTTGGGGGTAAACATGCCGCTTGATTATCTCATCATCATCATAACTACCACCCTTATCCTGGTTTTCCTGCATCTCTTCCTTCGGAGAACCAGAACCGGCAAAGCGATGAGGGCCACCAGCCAGAACCGGAACGGGGCCATGCTGACCGGCATCAATGTCGAGCGCATGGATATGCTCTCGTTCGGGATTGGCGCAGGGCTGGCCGGTGCGGCAGGGACGCTCTGGGTGGTCAGCGGGCAGGTATTTAACCCCTATATGGGCTCGATTCCTGCAATCAAGGCATTTGCAATCGTGATCCTGGGAGGACTAGGCAGCATCCCTGGTGCCATCATTGGGGGTTTAATCTACGGCATCGCTGAAAACTTCGCCATTTTCACCCTGGGCGGGGCGTGGAAGGATGCAATATCCTTCATTATCCTGATTCTCGTGCTCATCGTGAGACCAACCGGCATCTTCGGGGAGTCGGCAGAATGA
- a CDS encoding ABC transporter substrate-binding protein, protein MKQEFILLALLCIGIALFAGCTDQKAATEELKIGVVASMTGPASTTGKDMWQSAVLAADEINADGGVYVANLGKKIPIRLIQGDDESTREGGQKAVSRLITQDNVDILVGGFSSAVVSAHQSIVADHKVPYIIGGASSSAASRRTDLDTSTMFFHRPNTEDSAEVIMLFIDQVMRPAINERYGFSADRPLRLAIVYQDTSFGTGQRSSVHDHIKSHGLNVDVVFEESFKMGESDFRTALTSVKAANPDAVYTVTFLNELVPLVQQGRRDVGLDTIFYAIECNDDPDFYKGVGTYGEYMMIQSRFSPYTAPMETRNAHAAFVKNFEKRWGGFPGMMGVVTYEGVYTAAKAVENAGSIEKPAIRDALDELEIPEMIEVMKDGKIAFSKEFRESKFELYMAQLIWDQGAGETRPVIVWPDSMKEAGFIIPDWYKPGQG, encoded by the coding sequence ATGAAGCAGGAATTTATACTACTAGCCCTCCTTTGCATCGGTATTGCATTGTTTGCCGGATGTACCGATCAAAAGGCGGCAACCGAAGAGTTGAAGATCGGCGTAGTGGCCTCAATGACAGGGCCGGCAAGCACGACCGGAAAAGACATGTGGCAGTCAGCAGTTCTGGCAGCCGATGAGATCAATGCCGATGGCGGCGTGTATGTGGCCAATCTCGGAAAAAAGATCCCCATCCGGCTCATCCAGGGGGACGATGAATCAACCCGGGAAGGCGGTCAGAAAGCGGTTTCCAGACTGATCACACAGGACAATGTTGACATCCTGGTCGGGGGGTTCTCCAGCGCCGTGGTATCCGCCCACCAGTCGATCGTTGCCGATCACAAGGTGCCCTATATCATCGGCGGAGCCTCAAGTTCAGCAGCATCGCGGAGGACTGATCTGGATACCAGTACCATGTTCTTCCACCGGCCGAATACTGAGGATTCCGCTGAGGTCATCATGCTCTTTATCGACCAGGTTATGCGCCCGGCAATCAATGAGAGATATGGGTTCTCTGCAGATCGTCCCCTGCGCCTTGCCATCGTCTACCAGGACACGTCATTTGGCACCGGGCAGCGAAGCTCCGTGCACGACCACATCAAGAGCCACGGCCTGAATGTCGACGTAGTTTTTGAAGAGAGTTTCAAGATGGGAGAATCCGATTTCAGGACCGCTCTTACGTCCGTCAAGGCAGCCAACCCCGATGCGGTATACACGGTGACCTTCCTCAACGAACTGGTCCCGCTTGTCCAGCAGGGACGCAGGGATGTCGGCCTGGACACCATCTTCTATGCTATCGAATGTAATGATGATCCGGACTTTTACAAGGGTGTGGGGACCTATGGTGAATATATGATGATCCAGAGCAGGTTCTCACCCTATACAGCCCCCATGGAGACCAGGAATGCCCATGCCGCTTTTGTCAAGAATTTCGAAAAGCGCTGGGGCGGATTTCCGGGCATGATGGGGGTTGTAACCTACGAAGGGGTGTACACCGCTGCAAAGGCAGTTGAAAATGCGGGATCGATTGAAAAGCCTGCAATACGGGATGCCCTCGATGAACTGGAAATCCCCGAGATGATCGAGGTCATGAAGGACGGCAAAATCGCCTTCTCAAAAGAGTTCAGGGAGAGCAAGTTCGAACTCTATATGGCCCAGCTGATATGGGACCAGGGTGCCGGTGAAACCCGCCCGGTCATCGTCTGGCCAGATTCCATGAAAGAGGCCGGGTTCATCATCCCTGACTGGTACAAACCAGGGCAGGGTTGA
- a CDS encoding DUF5591 domain-containing protein yields the protein MTDPPFYHPAFEDAFRFIIDDYGITPRQIAIFIPCAVRKPYSSSPSHRLFARIIASVFSEREYQMVIFGTCGVVPVDLELMYPFAHYQYMLGKCQDERIKQDFLEIETERISLFLEKTRHCYRARIAYCIGIFREAMERACARSGIYPDLLLPTRPIIERQYDNRYPFPEGSLSMPEYIEEFRRGLIAVKEAIAPHSVIPWNDGVPGTNCKGSPAPEA from the coding sequence ATGACTGACCCCCCATTTTACCACCCGGCATTTGAGGACGCTTTCCGCTTTATCATTGACGACTACGGCATTACTCCACGGCAGATTGCAATATTCATCCCATGTGCGGTCCGGAAGCCCTACAGCAGCAGCCCGAGCCACCGTTTGTTTGCACGGATTATCGCCTCTGTGTTCAGCGAAAGGGAGTACCAGATGGTTATCTTTGGCACCTGCGGCGTGGTTCCGGTCGACCTTGAGCTGATGTATCCGTTCGCCCACTACCAGTATATGCTCGGGAAGTGCCAGGACGAACGTATCAAGCAGGACTTTCTCGAGATTGAAACCGAACGGATTTCCCTGTTTCTCGAGAAAACCCGTCATTGTTATCGTGCAAGGATTGCATACTGTATAGGGATCTTCAGGGAGGCCATGGAGCGGGCCTGCGCCCGGTCGGGCATCTATCCGGATCTGCTTCTTCCGACCCGGCCGATCATCGAGCGCCAGTACGATAACCGCTACCCGTTTCCGGAAGGGAGCCTTTCCATGCCGGAATATATCGAAGAATTCAGGCGTGGCCTGATAGCTGTGAAGGAGGCAATTGCCCCACACTCTGTCATCCCCTGGAATGACGGCGTTCCCGGGACAAATTGCAAGGGATCTCCTGCACCTGAAGCATGA
- a CDS encoding UbiA family prenyltransferase produces the protein MATLRGYADLLRLHFFFAWPLLFCSGYLLAAATYGTFSLADLIRAAIIGFLGFEGGIVLNDYIDREYDKKDTEFGRLTRYWRIFGTRPIPAGLVSPRSALLLFLILAVSTLIVIATLPFPHSLYVALIMLCGYGTEAFYQVRKRTQSVPIAQLVGRTDFALFPVAGYLCTGFPDTTALCYFLFFYPFAMAHLGVNDLADVENDRARGMQTIPILYGMSGTVWWIVGFLLVHMAAAFLFITRLDPIATIGVALGLALLAFAAVHLARQPTPEGGMKVLPLFHLAMLIYAGSIVIGSLL, from the coding sequence ATGGCGACGCTCCGGGGATATGCAGACCTGCTCAGGCTCCATTTCTTCTTTGCCTGGCCGCTCCTCTTCTGCTCGGGCTACCTCCTTGCAGCCGCCACGTATGGTACCTTCTCTCTTGCCGACCTAATCAGGGCCGCAATCATCGGGTTCCTCGGGTTCGAGGGAGGTATTGTCCTGAACGACTACATTGATCGCGAGTATGACAAGAAAGACACCGAGTTCGGGAGGCTCACCAGGTACTGGAGGATCTTCGGGACACGCCCGATTCCGGCCGGGCTCGTCTCCCCGCGGAGTGCCCTCCTCCTCTTCCTGATCCTGGCCGTCAGCACCCTGATTGTCATCGCCACCCTCCCCTTCCCGCACTCTCTTTACGTCGCGCTCATCATGCTCTGTGGCTATGGCACAGAGGCATTCTACCAGGTCAGGAAGAGGACCCAGTCGGTTCCCATCGCACAACTGGTGGGGAGGACCGATTTTGCCCTCTTTCCAGTGGCAGGGTATCTCTGCACGGGGTTCCCGGATACGACCGCATTGTGCTACTTCCTCTTCTTCTACCCGTTCGCCATGGCACACCTCGGGGTCAATGACCTTGCCGATGTCGAGAACGACCGTGCACGGGGCATGCAGACCATCCCGATCCTGTATGGTATGAGCGGAACCGTGTGGTGGATTGTCGGGTTCCTCCTTGTCCACATGGCCGCTGCATTCCTGTTCATCACGAGGCTCGATCCAATCGCAACCATTGGCGTGGCCTTAGGACTTGCGCTCCTCGCGTTTGCGGCAGTTCACCTGGCCAGGCAGCCAACCCCCGAAGGGGGAATGAAGGTCCTGCCGCTCTTTCACCTTGCAATGCTCATCTATGCAGGCTCCATCGTGATTGGATCACTCCTGTGA
- a CDS encoding histone deacetylase yields MSAVTIITGDLFRLHDCRGHPESQERLVHACSGIPAGSPVVEPEPAGRDDLLRVHTPAYIDLIRDQSAALPEFRCQFLDPDTYITCHSFEIARYAAGAGIQAARRAREGTPAFALVRPPGHHAGPSSHLGFCIFNNAAVAAASVLGHADRVAIVDWDVHHGNGTQDIFYYSDRVLYCSVHQEHLFPGTGLREERGAGEGVGFTLNAPLPAGSALADYRKVFSEDFLPAILRFDPGLVLVSAGQDCLSDDPLGGMALRPQDLGVLASDLAGTGIPIALLLEGGYGPSHPAAIGAIIHALEDY; encoded by the coding sequence ATGTCGGCGGTCACCATCATTACCGGAGATCTCTTCAGGCTGCACGATTGCCGGGGGCATCCGGAGTCGCAGGAACGACTGGTACATGCCTGTTCAGGGATTCCTGCAGGATCTCCAGTAGTGGAACCGGAACCTGCAGGGCGCGACGACCTGCTGCGGGTCCATACTCCGGCATATATCGACCTGATCAGGGACCAGTCGGCTGCTCTTCCAGAATTTCGGTGCCAGTTCCTGGACCCTGATACTTACATAACCTGCCACTCGTTTGAGATTGCCCGGTACGCTGCAGGGGCAGGAATCCAGGCTGCACGAAGGGCCCGGGAAGGCACTCCGGCATTTGCCCTGGTCCGGCCTCCAGGGCACCATGCCGGGCCTTCAAGTCACCTCGGGTTCTGCATATTCAACAACGCCGCGGTAGCTGCTGCCTCGGTGCTTGGGCATGCTGATCGGGTCGCCATCGTTGATTGGGATGTTCACCACGGTAATGGAACCCAGGACATTTTTTATTATTCGGACCGCGTTCTCTATTGCTCGGTGCACCAGGAGCACCTGTTCCCAGGAACCGGACTGAGGGAAGAACGCGGAGCGGGTGAAGGAGTGGGCTTCACCCTGAATGCGCCACTTCCCGCAGGGTCGGCGCTTGCTGATTACCGGAAGGTATTTTCGGAAGACTTCCTGCCGGCGATACTGCGGTTCGACCCCGGGCTCGTTCTTGTATCCGCAGGCCAGGACTGCCTTTCAGATGATCCGCTCGGGGGTATGGCCCTCCGGCCGCAGGATCTCGGGGTACTTGCTTCAGACCTAGCCGGCACCGGAATCCCCATCGCCCTTCTTCTTGAAGGTGGCTACGGCCCTTCCCACCCTGCAGCAATCGGTGCGATCATCCATGCGCTGGAGGACTATTAA
- the dinB gene encoding DNA polymerase IV, which translates to MVQGEPGTSGVSARRIIFHVDMDSFYASVEIREHPEYAGRPVIVGADPRGGFGRGVVCTCSYEARNYGIRSAMPISQAYSRCPDAVFIRPHFELYDQASRSVMDILGTYSTVVEQVSIDEAFLDMSHLQDISAARRTAQEIKDEIRKKEGLACSIGIASGRTLAKIASDRSKPDGLLVVAPGEAASFLAPLPVGKIPGIGTKSARILQDMGISTIGDLARADIQQLIDRFGRSAVFIRDLARGIDRGEVRAHETVRSISREMTYENDTRDLREIQNTLSHMAGDLAETLSRGGMSARTITVKIRYHDFHTRTKSRTVEKPRADLPTIRETAWQLFSELSDGRPIRLVGLKLSGLQIQDRAQKRINEFFDQSC; encoded by the coding sequence ATGGTTCAGGGAGAACCGGGAACTTCCGGGGTCTCCGCCCGACGGATTATATTCCACGTCGACATGGACAGTTTTTATGCATCGGTCGAGATCCGGGAGCATCCTGAATATGCCGGCCGGCCGGTCATCGTTGGAGCCGATCCCCGGGGCGGCTTTGGCAGGGGTGTTGTTTGCACCTGTTCATACGAGGCACGAAATTACGGGATCCGCTCGGCTATGCCAATCTCTCAGGCCTACTCCCGCTGCCCGGATGCAGTGTTCATCCGCCCCCATTTCGAACTCTACGACCAGGCATCCCGGTCAGTGATGGACATCCTTGGAACATATTCCACGGTAGTCGAACAGGTCAGCATCGATGAAGCTTTCCTGGATATGAGCCATCTTCAGGATATTTCGGCTGCCCGGAGAACGGCGCAGGAGATCAAGGATGAGATCCGGAAGAAGGAAGGGCTTGCCTGCTCGATCGGGATCGCATCCGGGAGGACCCTGGCCAAGATAGCTTCCGATCGCTCCAAGCCTGACGGTCTGCTGGTTGTTGCACCCGGGGAGGCTGCTTCCTTCCTTGCCCCCCTTCCGGTCGGGAAGATCCCGGGGATCGGGACCAAGTCTGCAAGGATACTCCAGGACATGGGGATTTCCACCATTGGCGACCTTGCAAGAGCAGACATCCAACAACTCATCGACCGGTTCGGTCGATCCGCGGTTTTCATAAGGGACCTTGCACGGGGAATCGACCGGGGGGAGGTCAGGGCCCATGAGACCGTCAGGTCCATTTCCCGCGAGATGACCTACGAGAATGACACACGGGACCTCCGGGAAATCCAAAACACCCTCTCCCACATGGCCGGGGACCTTGCAGAAACCCTCTCTCGCGGGGGGATGTCAGCAAGAACGATCACGGTCAAGATTCGCTATCACGATTTTCATACCCGGACGAAATCCCGGACTGTCGAGAAGCCCCGGGCGGATCTCCCGACAATCCGGGAAACGGCATGGCAGTTGTTCTCCGAGCTCTCCGATGGTCGTCCCATCCGCCTGGTCGGGCTGAAACTATCAGGCCTCCAGATACAGGACCGCGCACAGAAAAGGATCAATGAATTTTTTGATCAATCATGCTAA
- a CDS encoding nitrogenase component 1, with product MSAVPVIPRSTCRLFGAIKALGTMKNTAILVHGPRGCVYHVVYILSMRGEHAPRIYSTCLDEEDVIFGAEHKLTRAIEELDRALSPEVIAVLSCCASDIIGEDVASSVRGASVSARVLALDSGGFEGDHAGGYADTLAAIATMLAGSSGAVESSRVNLIGVLRSGPDLAEMKRLLASVGVTTGTVLTAGSGIDDLARAGDAALNIVLCEISGLKAAEVLRQRFGTPFTTVDLPIGRPATDRFLATVLHGLGMMHERPTAALSPPAIPGSVHIALFSGPARAVAFSAFLSWLECPPRLVILDVVPPSPDRIRQAAGPDSDILVMPTWEEIEEHLDRAGINLILGGLLERPFASTRNIPSIDVMHGSQVTFGPGGQENLVRRIREAAARSVKG from the coding sequence ATGTCGGCGGTTCCGGTCATCCCCAGAAGCACCTGCAGGCTCTTTGGTGCGATCAAAGCGCTCGGGACTATGAAGAACACCGCAATTCTCGTCCATGGTCCACGGGGATGTGTCTACCATGTTGTCTATATTCTCAGTATGAGGGGTGAACATGCCCCGCGCATCTACTCGACATGCCTCGATGAAGAGGATGTCATTTTCGGAGCAGAACACAAACTGACAAGAGCGATCGAGGAACTGGACCGGGCGCTCTCCCCTGAGGTGATTGCCGTCCTCTCCTGCTGCGCATCAGATATCATCGGTGAGGATGTGGCTTCGTCCGTCCGCGGCGCATCGGTATCGGCCCGTGTTCTTGCCCTCGATTCCGGGGGTTTTGAAGGCGACCATGCCGGAGGCTACGCCGATACCCTCGCCGCAATCGCCACCATGCTTGCCGGGTCCAGCGGGGCCGTTGAGTCCTCGCGGGTCAACCTCATTGGAGTCCTCCGTTCAGGACCGGACCTGGCAGAGATGAAGCGGCTCCTCGCTTCGGTCGGGGTGACCACGGGGACCGTCCTCACCGCCGGATCAGGAATTGACGACCTCGCGCGGGCAGGTGACGCCGCCCTGAATATCGTTTTGTGCGAGATATCCGGGCTCAAGGCTGCGGAAGTGCTCCGGCAGCGTTTCGGCACACCGTTCACGACCGTCGATCTCCCTATCGGGAGACCGGCAACCGACCGGTTTCTCGCCACCGTGCTCCATGGTCTTGGCATGATGCATGAAAGGCCTACTGCTGCGCTGTCCCCCCCTGCCATTCCCGGAAGCGTTCACATCGCACTGTTCTCGGGCCCTGCCCGGGCCGTTGCATTCTCGGCGTTCCTCTCCTGGCTGGAGTGCCCGCCCCGCCTGGTTATTCTCGACGTGGTACCACCATCTCCGGACCGTATCCGCCAGGCTGCGGGTCCGGATAGCGATATCCTCGTCATGCCTACCTGGGAGGAGATCGAGGAACACCTGGACCGTGCCGGGATCAACCTTATCCTTGGAGGTCTCCTCGAACGCCCCTTTGCATCAACGCGCAACATCCCCTCAATCGATGTGATGCACGGCAGCCAGGTTACATTCGGTCCTGGCGGCCAGGAAAACCTGGTCCGCCGTATCAGGGAAGCGGCGGCGCGATCCGTGAAGGGATAG
- a CDS encoding sulfite exporter TauE/SafE family protein has product MIPVSIAVEAVLLGIGTGFLAALAGFGGGFLYVPILILVFGVDPQDAVGTSLAVIIFTTLAASVSYLRQNKVFFRSAACLLPPSILGAVAGAYLTAFISGRLIEILFSLFVGLLAIKLIFQDFPLVQAIRKGPSFKETSSDTYSCVETTIYYLHYCVWGGLAGLASGLTGIGGGIFNVPALVTAGMPVHFAVATSSLAVLGTSCAGAFTHATLGHIQVVYAIPLSIGAIIGAYAGTRAAPKIPEGLLRVGIGMLLAVVALMMLVSILTHL; this is encoded by the coding sequence ATGATCCCCGTTTCCATCGCTGTTGAAGCCGTTCTCCTGGGAATAGGGACCGGTTTTCTCGCCGCGCTGGCGGGTTTCGGCGGCGGGTTTCTCTATGTTCCGATCCTGATCCTTGTCTTTGGCGTCGACCCCCAGGATGCGGTCGGCACCAGCCTTGCCGTGATCATCTTTACCACGCTTGCTGCGTCGGTTTCCTACCTGCGTCAGAATAAAGTCTTTTTCAGGAGTGCGGCCTGTCTCCTGCCCCCGAGCATCCTCGGTGCTGTAGCGGGGGCCTATCTCACGGCCTTCATATCCGGAAGACTGATCGAAATCCTCTTTTCCCTGTTTGTGGGCCTTCTGGCAATCAAGCTGATCTTCCAGGATTTTCCCCTGGTGCAGGCCATTCGGAAGGGCCCTTCCTTCAAAGAGACCTCTTCTGACACGTATTCGTGCGTAGAGACCACCATCTATTATCTACACTATTGCGTCTGGGGAGGCCTCGCTGGCCTGGCCAGCGGGCTGACCGGGATCGGGGGGGGAATTTTTAATGTCCCGGCCCTGGTGACCGCGGGAATGCCGGTGCACTTTGCCGTCGCCACATCATCCCTGGCGGTTCTCGGTACATCCTGTGCAGGGGCCTTTACCCATGCCACGCTCGGGCATATTCAAGTCGTCTATGCGATCCCCCTTTCGATAGGTGCGATCATCGGTGCATACGCGGGAACGCGGGCTGCTCCAAAAATACCGGAGGGTCTGCTCAGAGTTGGTATCGGGATGCTTCTTGCCGTTGTTGCCCTCATGATGCTGGTCTCCATCCTCACCCATCTGTAG
- a CDS encoding tetratricopeptide repeat protein: MEPDTESSTTRIGRPQGEISRGTGLACIGRFHEALVAFDDELKSGIHPDLLVWKALTLDRIGFFGTALECCERAISLEPANSNAWFVRGLTLTYMARYTDALPCLDHAVALDPAHGEAWFIRGNCAYQQGDLEKALRSYDMALSLSSEYPKAWYNRGVCLADMERFQDALVSYDTCLRISPGFSVVYANRGVALAACGRYEDALSSFRSALDLDPGDFTALNNMGILLSRMGRDEEAMGYLDRAREQARLRDIPRKIW, translated from the coding sequence ATGGAACCAGATACAGAAAGTTCCACGACCAGGATCGGTCGTCCGCAGGGGGAGATATCCCGGGGAACCGGGCTTGCCTGTATCGGGAGGTTCCATGAAGCCCTTGTTGCCTTCGATGATGAACTGAAAAGTGGAATTCATCCCGATCTCCTGGTCTGGAAAGCTCTCACCCTGGACAGGATTGGTTTTTTCGGAACAGCGCTGGAGTGCTGTGAACGTGCTATCAGCCTGGAGCCGGCGAATAGTAATGCCTGGTTTGTCCGCGGCCTCACCCTCACGTACATGGCCAGGTACACCGATGCACTCCCATGCCTTGACCATGCAGTAGCCCTGGACCCCGCGCATGGCGAGGCCTGGTTTATCAGGGGGAATTGTGCTTACCAGCAGGGTGACCTTGAAAAAGCCCTTCGCTCCTACGATATGGCCCTTTCTCTATCTTCCGAGTATCCAAAAGCCTGGTACAACCGGGGAGTTTGTCTTGCCGATATGGAACGCTTCCAGGATGCACTGGTATCGTATGACACCTGCCTCAGGATTAGTCCTGGTTTCAGCGTGGTTTATGCAAACCGGGGAGTTGCCCTTGCCGCTTGCGGCAGGTATGAGGATGCGCTCTCTTCTTTTCGTTCGGCACTCGATCTCGATCCCGGGGATTTTACTGCGCTTAACAATATGGGCATTCTCCTTTCCCGGATGGGGCGGGATGAAGAGGCCATGGGCTATCTGGACCGGGCACGGGAGCAGGCACGGCTCCGTGATATTCCCAGGAAGATATGGTAG
- a CDS encoding DUF1622 domain-containing protein, with translation MELAVFSDAIEILALFFAIAGSLLIAYGGLHAVYDILLRELWRRSSIDYNQIRRRFTSKIVFGLEFFIAADLLTTLIAPTQEELVLLGVVVIIRTILGHFLQKETKEFPLEP, from the coding sequence ATGGAACTTGCAGTCTTCAGCGATGCAATTGAGATCCTCGCTTTGTTTTTTGCAATCGCAGGATCATTGCTCATCGCCTATGGAGGTCTGCATGCCGTTTATGATATCCTTTTACGGGAGCTGTGGAGACGCTCTTCGATAGATTACAACCAGATCAGGCGCAGGTTCACAAGCAAGATAGTTTTCGGACTTGAGTTTTTCATAGCTGCCGATCTTCTTACCACGCTTATTGCGCCTACACAGGAAGAACTCGTCCTGCTTGGGGTAGTGGTGATAATCAGGACGATCCTTGGCCATTTCCTGCAAAAGGAGACCAAGGAGTTCCCCCTCGAACCCTGA